The DNA window ATCCTCGAGGTGGGCTGCGGCTCGGCTCCGTGCGCACGCTGGCTCGCCGGCCAGGGTGCCGAGGTCGTGGGACTCGACATCTCCATGGGAATGCTCGAGCGAGGCCTCGGCGCGATGGACCGTGGCGGGCCGCGGGTTCCCCTCGTCCAGGCCGGCGCGGAAGCGCTGCCGTTCGCGGACGGGAGTTTCGACCTCGCCTGTTCGGCTTTCGGCGCGGTTCCGTTCGTTGCGGATTCTGCCCGGGTGATGCGCGAGGTGGCCCGGGTGCTGCGCCCGGGCGGGCTGTGGGTGTTCGCGGTCAACCACCCGATCCGCTGGATCTTCCCCGACGATCCGGGACCGCGGGGACTCACCGCGACGCTCCCCTACTTCGACCGCACGCCCTACGTCGAGGTCGACGCCGACGGCACTCCGACATACGTCGAGCACCACCGGACGGTCGGCGACCGGGTCCGTGAGGCGGTGGCCGCGGGGCTGGAGGTGCGCGACATCGTCGAGCCCGAGTGGCCGGAGTGGCTCGACCGCGAGTGGGGTCAGTGGAGCCCGCTGCGCGGCCAACTGTTCCCGGGGACGGCGATCTTCGTCACCCGCAAGCCCGCCTGAGACCCGGCCGCGCCGGACAGGGCGGACCGGGCAGGCTCAGAGCAGCTTGGACAGGGCGGACCGGGCAGGCTCAGAGCAGCTTGGACAGGGCGGACCGGGCAGGCTCAGAGCAGCTTGGACAGGAAGGTCCTGGTCCGCTCCTGCCGCGGGTTGGTCAGGAGCTCGCGCGGCTCCCCCGCCTCCACGACCACACCGCCGTCCATGAACACCAGCTGATCGGCGACCTCGCGGGCGAACCCCATCTCGTGGGTGACGACAACCATCGTCATGCCGTCCTGCGCCAGTTCCTTCATGACCCCGAGCACCTCCCCGACCAGTTCCGGGTCGAGCGCCGACGTGGGCTCGTCGAACAGCATCAGTTTCGGTTCCATCGCCAGGGCGCGGGCGATCGCGACGCGCTGCTGCTGCCCACCGGACAACTGCACCGGGTAGGCGTCGGCCTTCGACGCCAGCCCCACCCGGTCGAGCAGTTCCCGAGCCTGTGCGACGGCCTTCGCGCGCGGCACCTTCTTCACCAGCACCGGCGCCTCGACGATGTTGTCGAGCACGGTCCGGTGCGGGAACAGGTTGAAGTGCTGGAAGACCATACCGATGTCGCGCCGTTGCCGGGCGGCGGCGCGGGGACTCAGCTCGTGGAGTTTGCCGCCGCGTTCGGCGTAGCCGACGAGGTCGCCGTCGACGTACAGGCGGCCCGCGTCGACGCGCTCGAGGTGATTGATGCAGCGCAGAAACGTGGACTTGCCGGAGCCGGACGGCCCGATCAGGCACAGCACCTGACCGCGAGCGACCTCGAGCGAGATGCCGCGCAGCACCTGCAGTGCCCCGTAGTTCTTGCAGACGCGATCGGCGCGGACCATCGGAGCCGTCATGCCGGGCCACCTTCGTCACGGCGCTGCGCGTCCGCCAGCGCCTGGAGCTGTCCGGCAGTGAGGGTCCGAGACGCACCCTTGGAGTAGTGCCGTTCGATGTAGTACTGGCCGACCATCAGGATGCTCGTGATCGCCAGGTACCACGTGGAGGCGACCAGCAGCAGCGGCACCGGGTAGAAGTTGGCCCCGGAGATGTCCCGGGCACGCCCGTACAGTTCGAGGCTGTAAGGCACTGCCGCGACCAGCGATGTCGTCTTGAGCATGCTGATGAGTTCGTTGCCGGTAGGCGGGATGATGACCCGCATCGCCTGCGGGAGCACCGTCCGGCGCATGGTCTGCGCCCACGACATACCCAGCGCGGTCGACGCCTCCGTCTGGCCCTCGCTCACCGAGCCCACGCCGGCGCGGACGATCTCGGCCATGTAGGCGGCCTCGTTGAGTGCCAGTCCGATCACCGCGAACAGGAACCCGGCCTCCAACGTCTGGATGTCGAGGTGCACGAACTGCGGCCCGAACGGGATTCCCAGGTCGATCGTCTTGTAGATGGCCGGGAACAGGCCCCAGAACACCAACTGCACGTACACCGGCGTGCCGCGGAACACCCACAGATAGACCCACGCGGCAGACCGCAACACCGGGTTCGGTGAGAGCCGCATGACCGCCAGGACCACGCCTAGCACGATCGCGATGACCATCGCCAGCACCGTGAGCTGGATCGTCTTCCACGCCGCGGCGGTGATCCGCTTGTCGAAGAGGTACTGCCCGTAGACGTCCCAGTGGAATGCCTCGTTGGTGGCAGCCCCGTAGACGAACAGGGCGAACAGCGCCAGCACGACGACCGCCGCGACCCAGCGCCCGGGGTGCCGCAACGGGACCGCTTTGATCGGTTCCGGCTCGGAGGCGGCCCCGACGTCCGGCGGCCGGCTCTCGTTGGCTGGCATGGCTGTTCCCTCTCCTGTGCTTCAGTTCGATGCGCCGTTGACGACCGATGTCTCGATCGCCCCCGCCTCGACGCCCCACGCCTCGGCGATCGTGCGGTACTGGCCGCCGTCGATGAGGTACTGCACGGCCTGCTGCAGCACGGGCGCGAGAGGTGATCCCTTCGCGACCACCCATCCGTACGGGCTCGCGTCGTACACGCCTCCGGCGGGCACGATGCGGCCGTCGCTGCGCTTGATCGCGTACGCGGTCACCGGCGAGTCGGCCGACAAGGCGTCCACGCGGCCGAGGATGAGCGCGTTGGCCACGTCGTCCTGGCTGTCGTATTTGATCTTGCGGATCGGCGGCTTGCCGGCCGCGACGCAGGCCGCGCTCTTCGCCGGCACCTCGTCGATGTCCTCGATGGTGGTGGTCTGGACCCCCACCCGCAGTCCGCACGCGTCGTCCGGGTCGACGTCGTCGCCCGCCCGCTGCGCCCACTGCACGCCGGCGCTGTAGTACGTGACGAAGTCGACGCTCTTCTCACGTTCGAGCGTGTCGGTGAACGACGACATCCCGACGTCGAGCGTGCCGGCCTGGACCGCCGGAATGATCTTGTCGAAGTCGGTCTGCTTGATGTCGAGGGTCAGGCCCAGGACCGCGCCCGCGGCCTCCAGCAGATCGACGTCGAACCCGACGATCGCGCCGGTCTCGTCCTTGAATTCGTTGGGCGCGTACGGCGGGTTGGTACCGACCCGGAGTTTCCCGGAGTCGGCGATCGCCGGCGGCAGTTGCTCGGCGATCGCGGCGACGCGGGGGACGTCGATCTCCGGCAGCACCGGAACCAGCCCCTCGTCGTTCGTGACGCATCCGGCGGCTCCGAGAGCGACGACGGATGCCACGACGGCAGCGGTCACGCGACTTGCGAATCGAGCGAACACGCGCGCCTCGAACCTCCGTTTTCCGACCGGCGAACCCGGGACACACTACTGCCTGGACGGGCCGGTGACCGAACGGGACCCGTGCTCATCGGCGGAACACCCGTGCGATAACGGACTCGGTGAACTCGCTCGTCGACGCGAGCCCGCCGAGGTCGGCGGTGACCACCCCGGACGCGACCGTACGCTCGACCGCCCCGCGGATCCGCTCGGCCGCGGTTCCCAGGGCGGGCTCGTGCCGCACCGCGGCGAGCCAGTCGAGCAGCATCGCCGCCGACATGATCATCGCGGTGGGGTTGGCCCGGTTGCGGCCGGAGATGTCGGGCGCCGCACCGTGGGCCGCCTGCGCCATCACCTTGGTATCGGACGCGTTGATGGACGCGGCCGTGCCCAGCGAACCCGACAGCTCACCGGCGAGGTCGGAGAGGATGTCGCCGAACATGTTCTCGGTGACGATCACGTCGTAGTCCTCGCCGCGCCGCACCAGGTGCGCGGCCATCGCGTCGACATGTGCATCGTCGACGTCGACGTCCGGGTAGTGCCGACCCATCTCCCGGCAGACGTCGCGGAACAGTCCCGTGGTGATCGACAGCACATTCGCCTTGTGCACCACCGTGACGCGCTTGCGCCGCTGCTGCGCGAGTCGGAACGCGGTGTGCGCGATCCGCTCACACGCAGCCCGGGTCACGACCCCCACGGCCAGCCCCACGTCGGGTGTCGGCATGAACTCGCCGACCCCGGCGAACATGTTCCGGTCCGCGTAGAACCCCTCGGTGTTCTCACGGACGATGACGAGATCCATGTGCGGCGACACCGCGCGCACTCCCGGGAGCGCGCGGGCCGGACGAATGTTGGCGTACAGGTCGAACCGTTTGCGGATGGCGCCGCCCGGAGTGAGCTGCTGCCGGAAGGGGTCGGGGTACGAGGCGCTGTCGTGCGGGCCCAGAATCCACGCGTCGAGATCGGCGAGTGCGACCAGCGTGTGCTCGGGCGTCGGCGTGCCGTACGTCGAGATGGCGTCGGAGCCGATGGGAAGTGGCACCCAGTCGACTTCCGGCAGTGCTACGGCGGCCAGCGCCGCGTCCACGACGTCCCGGGCGGCCGGGACGATCTCCCGCCCGATCCCGTCGCCGACGAGCAGTCCGACGCGCGGATTCCCCGGATCTCCTGTACTCCCACTACCCACCGGACCATCATTGCTGACGATGGTCCAGTCCGTGGAGTTGCTGCTCGACCGCCAGGTCGACGCGACGGTGCGCGCCGAGTGGCGGCGGCTGACGGCCGCGCGCCTACCGAGTCAGGACCGCATCACCGCCGAATCCAATCGACCCCACGTCACGCTGGGCGTCGCGAGCCACATTCCGCCGGAGGTCGAACACGCGCTGGTGCGGGAACTACC is part of the Rhodococcus sp. SGAir0479 genome and encodes:
- a CDS encoding class I SAM-dependent methyltransferase, which produces MSDTSDDRHATAISALGTSGVSRTRIGTEASERASRAWWDADADDYHRTHGEFLGVDSSAGEFVWCPEGLHEGDVHLLGDVTGKRILEVGCGSAPCARWLAGQGAEVVGLDISMGMLERGLGAMDRGGPRVPLVQAGAEALPFADGSFDLACSAFGAVPFVADSARVMREVARVLRPGGLWVFAVNHPIRWIFPDDPGPRGLTATLPYFDRTPYVEVDADGTPTYVEHHRTVGDRVREAVAAGLEVRDIVEPEWPEWLDREWGQWSPLRGQLFPGTAIFVTRKPA
- a CDS encoding amino acid ABC transporter permease, translating into MPANESRPPDVGAASEPEPIKAVPLRHPGRWVAAVVVLALFALFVYGAATNEAFHWDVYGQYLFDKRITAAAWKTIQLTVLAMVIAIVLGVVLAVMRLSPNPVLRSAAWVYLWVFRGTPVYVQLVFWGLFPAIYKTIDLGIPFGPQFVHLDIQTLEAGFLFAVIGLALNEAAYMAEIVRAGVGSVSEGQTEASTALGMSWAQTMRRTVLPQAMRVIIPPTGNELISMLKTTSLVAAVPYSLELYGRARDISGANFYPVPLLLVASTWYLAITSILMVGQYYIERHYSKGASRTLTAGQLQALADAQRRDEGGPA
- a CDS encoding amino acid ABC transporter ATP-binding protein translates to MTAPMVRADRVCKNYGALQVLRGISLEVARGQVLCLIGPSGSGKSTFLRCINHLERVDAGRLYVDGDLVGYAERGGKLHELSPRAAARQRRDIGMVFQHFNLFPHRTVLDNIVEAPVLVKKVPRAKAVAQARELLDRVGLASKADAYPVQLSGGQQQRVAIARALAMEPKLMLFDEPTSALDPELVGEVLGVMKELAQDGMTMVVVTHEMGFAREVADQLVFMDGGVVVEAGEPRELLTNPRQERTRTFLSKLL
- a CDS encoding ABC transporter substrate-binding protein, whose amino-acid sequence is MFARFASRVTAAVVASVVALGAAGCVTNDEGLVPVLPEIDVPRVAAIAEQLPPAIADSGKLRVGTNPPYAPNEFKDETGAIVGFDVDLLEAAGAVLGLTLDIKQTDFDKIIPAVQAGTLDVGMSSFTDTLEREKSVDFVTYYSAGVQWAQRAGDDVDPDDACGLRVGVQTTTIEDIDEVPAKSAACVAAGKPPIRKIKYDSQDDVANALILGRVDALSADSPVTAYAIKRSDGRIVPAGGVYDASPYGWVVAKGSPLAPVLQQAVQYLIDGGQYRTIAEAWGVEAGAIETSVVNGASN
- a CDS encoding isocitrate/isopropylmalate dehydrogenase family protein, which gives rise to MGSGSTGDPGNPRVGLLVGDGIGREIVPAARDVVDAALAAVALPEVDWVPLPIGSDAISTYGTPTPEHTLVALADLDAWILGPHDSASYPDPFRQQLTPGGAIRKRFDLYANIRPARALPGVRAVSPHMDLVIVRENTEGFYADRNMFAGVGEFMPTPDVGLAVGVVTRAACERIAHTAFRLAQQRRKRVTVVHKANVLSITTGLFRDVCREMGRHYPDVDVDDAHVDAMAAHLVRRGEDYDVIVTENMFGDILSDLAGELSGSLGTAASINASDTKVMAQAAHGAAPDISGRNRANPTAMIMSAAMLLDWLAAVRHEPALGTAAERIRGAVERTVASGVVTADLGGLASTSEFTESVIARVFRR